The Ziziphus jujuba cultivar Dongzao chromosome 7, ASM3175591v1 genome includes a region encoding these proteins:
- the LOC125423904 gene encoding uncharacterized protein LOC125423904: MAGLFEKQAEDYLNARPTYPKEWYSKLAALTHHRNLAWDVGTGNGQAALGVAEHFDQVIGTDISEAQIQRAMPHPRVQYIHTPSTFTDEEIISLFGGENSVDLITVAQAIHWFDLPSFYSLVSRLLRKPGGLFAVWCYNGMRVSPTFDPLVMKFYETTIPFWNSDSNHAFDGYKTLPFPFESVGLGSEGNPLALDMSRELSFEGFLSTLRSWSAVNTAKDQGLDLLNEKVVKEFENEWGGSNLVRSVSYKAFMLVGKVKN, from the exons ATGGCAGGTTTGTTTGAGAAGCAAGCAGAAGATTATCTGAACGCTCGGCCAACATACCCAAAAGAGTGGTACTCCAAGCTAGCTGCCCTCACCCATCACCGGAACTTGGCTTGGGATGTCGGCACGGGCAACGGCCAAGCTGCTCTTGGT GTGGCCGAGCACTTCGACCAAGTGATCGGAACCGACATAAGTGAGGCGCAGATTCAGCGCGCAATGCCGCATCCACGTGTCCAATACATCCACACTCCGTCAACATTCACAGACGAAGAAATCATATCCTTATTTGGAGGTGAAAATTCGGTGGACTTGATCACTGTAGCCCAAGCAATCCATTGGTTCGACCTCCCAAGCTTCTATTCTCTTGTTTCTCGTCTTCTTCGCAAACCAGGAGGCCTATTTGCCGTTTGGTGCTACAATGGCATGCGAGTCAGTCCCACATTTGATCCTCTAGTGATGAAGTTTTATGAAACAACAATTCCATTTTGGAACTCAGATAGCAATCACGCGTTTGATGGGTACAAAACGCTGCCGTTTCCTTTTGAGAGTGTGGGTTTGGGATCTGAGGGGAATCCATTGGCTTTGGACATGTCTAGGGAGCTTTCTTTTGAAGGGTTTTTGAGCACATTGAGGTCGTGGTCTGCGGTGAATACGGCAAAGGATCAAGGTTTAGATTTGTTGAATGAAAAGGTTGTGAAAGAATTTGAGAATGAATGGGGTGGGTCTAATTTGGTTAGGTCTGTTTCCTACAAGGCTTTTATGCTTGTTGGAAAAGTTAAGAACTAG
- the LOC107425661 gene encoding GATA transcription factor 4 produces MAVEDKYNVNKNYNHEDHLDLEEYFNLFDPFFKEIDFSTDKVFDDLPISLADEPIISWNNIDLEVPQKELESCFSSSADYGDQLSMINSPKGHEKVKPPKDVDQNNICSFAIKKKRSKTGSKKRTSCFALKNDCMKRRCCSHCQAEKTPQWRAGPMGPKSLCNACGVRYKSGRLVPEYRPAASPSFDSFKHSNFHKRILKRKMDT; encoded by the coding sequence ATGGCTGTAGAAGATAAATACAATGTTAACAAGAATTACAACCATGAAGACCACCTTGATCTTGAAGAGTACTTCAACCTTTTTGATCCCTTCTTCAAAGAAATTGATTTCTCAACGGACAAAGTTTTTGACGATCTCCCAATTAGCTTGGCTGATGAACCAATAATCTCTTGGAATAACATTGACTTAGAAGTGCCACAAAAAGAGCTTGAAAGCTGCTTCTCATCTTCTGCAGATTATGGTGACCAGCTTTCCATGATCAATTCTCCGAAGGGACATGAAAAAGTGAAGCCGCCAAAAGACGtagatcaaaataatatttgtagcTTTGCcatcaagaaaaaaagaagcaagaCTGGTAGCAAAAAGAGAACAAGTTGTTTTGCGTTGAAAAATGATTGCATGAAGAGAAGATGCTGCAGCCACTGCCAGGCTGAGAAGACACCGCAGTGGAGGGCCGGTCCGATGGGTCCTAAGTCCCTTTGCAATGCTTGCGGCGTCCGGTATAAGTCCGGGAGATTGGTGCCGGAATATCGGCCTGCGGCGAGCCCGAGTTTTGATAGTTTCAAGCACTCCAATTTCCACAAGAGGATATTGAAAAGGAAGATGGATACATAG